The Aureitalea marina genome includes a window with the following:
- a CDS encoding RNA methyltransferase, whose translation MVEDKMCCGLMNNKKKETDLLMARIGDEAYSKALQRPGCMPMDFTGRPLKGFVFVLPDRYDSEKDLTYWLDACLVFNPFAKACKRKS comes from the coding sequence ATGGTGGAGGACAAGATGTGCTGTGGCCTGATGAACAATAAGAAGAAAGAGACCGATCTGCTCATGGCACGAATCGGTGATGAGGCCTACTCAAAAGCCTTGCAAAGACCGGGATGTATGCCTATGGATTTTACAGGCCGGCCGTTAAAAGGCTTTGTATTCGTGCTTCCGGATAGATATGATTCGGAAAAAGACCTGACCTATTGGCTGGATGCCTGCCTGGTATTCAACCCCTTTGCGAAGGCCTGTAAGCGGAAATCTTGA
- the rlmH gene encoding 23S rRNA (pseudouridine(1915)-N(3))-methyltransferase RlmH: MKISLIAIGKTDKSELNTLIDQYRNRLKHYVNFELLVIPDIKNVKNLSRAQQKQQEGQLILGQLKSGDRVILLDEKGKQLDSVGFSQFLQKQMNSGIKRLVFVIGGPYGYSEDVYQAAHSKLSLSAMTFSHQMVRLFFTEQLYRAFTILKNEPYHHR, encoded by the coding sequence TTGAAGATTTCTTTGATCGCCATAGGTAAAACGGATAAATCCGAACTAAACACACTGATCGACCAGTATCGGAACCGTTTGAAGCATTATGTGAATTTTGAACTACTTGTGATACCTGACATCAAGAACGTAAAGAATTTGTCCCGGGCTCAGCAAAAACAACAAGAGGGTCAACTCATATTAGGACAATTGAAGTCCGGTGATCGGGTTATCCTTTTAGATGAGAAAGGAAAACAGCTGGATTCTGTTGGTTTTAGTCAATTTCTGCAAAAACAAATGAACAGCGGTATTAAGCGTCTGGTCTTTGTGATTGGAGGCCCCTACGGTTATAGTGAAGATGTTTACCAAGCCGCTCATTCTAAGTTATCCTTGTCTGCCATGACCTTTTCCCATCAAATGGTCCGATTGTTCTTTACCGAGCAATTATATCGTGCATTCACTATCTTGAAGAACGAACCCTATCATCACCGTTAA
- a CDS encoding Gfo/Idh/MocA family protein translates to MKKNLLLLMLIIGSQTITFGQSKEEKPLQVAIIGLTHTHVHWILGREDLGDIEIVGIVEPNTDLAGRYMTQYSMPMEMIYRDMEALMEAQSPEAVFAFGSIFDHLSVVEFFAPRGIHVMVEKPLAVSMAHARRIVELAEKHQIQVFTNYETTWYPTNHKAKELLDNEQLGTLRKVVVHDGHQGPVEIGVNQEFLDWLTDPILNGGGAVTDFGCYGANLLTWLVDGKKPSTVWAMTQTNKPDIYPKVDDEATIVLGYDGMQGVIQASWNWTFSRKDMEVYGTEGYVIADNRNDLRTRLQENLPASKETLAELVYPYNDPFALFAAQIKGDVTPVPYELSSLENNMIVVEILDAAKESAASGTAVTLDPE, encoded by the coding sequence ATGAAAAAGAACCTACTTCTATTAATGCTAATTATCGGGTCTCAAACTATCACATTTGGTCAATCAAAGGAGGAGAAACCTTTGCAGGTGGCCATTATCGGCTTGACCCACACTCATGTACACTGGATCCTTGGAAGAGAAGATTTGGGTGACATTGAGATCGTGGGAATAGTAGAGCCAAACACTGATCTGGCGGGGCGTTATATGACCCAATACAGCATGCCTATGGAGATGATCTACCGGGACATGGAAGCTTTGATGGAGGCGCAATCGCCCGAGGCCGTCTTTGCATTTGGAAGCATCTTTGATCATTTGAGTGTAGTGGAGTTCTTTGCCCCAAGAGGGATACACGTTATGGTAGAAAAGCCTTTGGCCGTAAGTATGGCGCATGCCCGCAGAATAGTGGAACTGGCAGAAAAGCACCAGATTCAAGTTTTTACCAATTATGAAACCACCTGGTACCCGACCAATCACAAAGCCAAGGAACTGCTGGACAACGAACAACTTGGTACACTGCGAAAGGTGGTGGTGCATGATGGGCATCAGGGCCCAGTGGAGATTGGAGTGAACCAGGAATTCCTAGACTGGCTTACCGATCCTATCCTAAATGGAGGGGGAGCTGTTACTGATTTTGGGTGTTATGGAGCCAATCTTTTGACATGGCTGGTGGACGGCAAGAAACCTTCTACCGTTTGGGCCATGACCCAAACCAACAAACCGGACATCTATCCGAAAGTCGATGACGAAGCTACGATCGTCTTGGGATACGATGGCATGCAAGGAGTAATACAGGCTTCCTGGAACTGGACCTTTTCCCGCAAGGATATGGAGGTTTATGGAACGGAAGGTTATGTGATAGCCGACAACCGAAATGATCTGCGCACACGTTTACAGGAGAATCTGCCAGCTTCCAAAGAAACCTTAGCAGAATTGGTCTATCCATACAATGATCCGTTTGCTCTTTTCGCCGCACAGATCAAAGGGGATGTGACCCCAGTTCCATATGAACTTTCGTCCTTGGAGAATAATATGATCGTGGTAGAAATACTGGATGCCGCCAAGGAGAGTGCGGCGAGCGGCACAGCAGTCACTTTGGATCCCGAATAA
- the nadC gene encoding carboxylating nicotinate-nucleotide diphosphorylase, with translation MISKKQFREEIDLIIANAIREDVGGGDHSSLACIPEEAKGKARLLVKDEGIIAGVEFARQVFDYVDPWLKMDIKIQDGEAVKFGDEVFYVSGLSQSILKAERLVLNAMQRMSAIATKTRKYVDLLEGTGTQILDTRKTTPGFRALEKWAVKIGGGVNHRFALYDMIMLKDNHIDFCGGVGPAIEKTRQYLKDQKMNLKIIVEARNMEEIREILKHQGVHRILIDNFDFQQTREAVALIGDHCQTESSGGITLQTARAYAECGVDYISSGALTHSVYNMDLSLKAME, from the coding sequence ATGATCTCCAAGAAACAATTTAGGGAAGAGATAGACCTGATCATCGCCAACGCCATCCGAGAAGATGTGGGAGGAGGGGATCATTCTTCCCTGGCCTGTATACCTGAGGAAGCCAAAGGCAAAGCCCGTTTATTGGTCAAGGACGAGGGAATCATCGCCGGAGTCGAGTTTGCCCGACAGGTCTTTGATTATGTAGATCCCTGGCTAAAAATGGATATTAAAATCCAGGATGGTGAAGCCGTCAAATTTGGAGATGAGGTGTTTTATGTTTCTGGTCTTTCTCAATCGATATTAAAAGCTGAACGTCTGGTTCTCAATGCCATGCAGCGCATGAGTGCCATCGCTACCAAGACCAGGAAGTATGTAGATCTGTTGGAAGGAACGGGTACCCAGATCCTGGATACGCGGAAAACAACACCAGGATTCCGGGCATTGGAAAAATGGGCAGTCAAGATAGGAGGTGGGGTTAATCATCGGTTTGCCCTTTACGATATGATCATGCTGAAGGACAACCATATCGATTTTTGCGGAGGGGTGGGTCCGGCCATCGAAAAGACGAGGCAGTACCTGAAAGACCAGAAGATGAATCTCAAGATTATCGTCGAAGCGAGGAATATGGAAGAGATCAGGGAGATACTAAAACATCAAGGGGTTCACCGCATACTCATTGACAACTTTGATTTCCAACAGACCAGAGAAGCCGTAGCCCTTATCGGTGATCATTGTCAGACGGAATCCAGTGGTGGAATCACCCTTCAAACTGCACGAGCTTATGCCGAATGTGGCGTAGACTATATTTCCAGTGGGGCTCTGACTCATTCGGTTTACAATATGGATCTCAGTTTAAAGGCCATGGAATGA
- a CDS encoding non-canonical purine NTP diphosphatase encodes MQLVFATHNPNKLQEVRSIMPSGIDLLGLTDIGCHEEIPETSDTIEGNAELKAAYVRDHYKLPCFADDTGLLVDELGGAPGVYSARYAGPQKNALDNTRKLLKELADKEDRSAHFKTVIALALPDHTEFFTGICEGIITETPRGEKGFGYDPVFLPDGRSETFAEMTADEKADIGHRGKAVRALLEYLRSL; translated from the coding sequence ATGCAACTGGTATTTGCTACTCACAATCCAAATAAATTGCAAGAGGTAAGGTCTATTATGCCCTCAGGTATAGATCTTTTGGGGTTGACAGATATCGGTTGTCATGAGGAAATTCCGGAAACTTCAGATACCATTGAGGGAAATGCCGAACTCAAGGCCGCCTATGTAAGAGATCATTACAAACTTCCTTGCTTTGCTGACGATACAGGTCTGCTGGTCGATGAGCTAGGTGGGGCTCCCGGGGTTTACAGTGCTCGATATGCCGGGCCTCAAAAAAATGCACTGGACAATACTCGTAAACTCTTGAAAGAGCTAGCTGATAAAGAGGATCGGTCGGCACATTTCAAGACGGTCATTGCGTTGGCCTTGCCAGACCATACGGAGTTTTTTACAGGGATTTGTGAAGGTATTATTACTGAAACACCTAGAGGAGAAAAGGGATTTGGCTACGATCCGGTCTTTCTCCCCGATGGAAGATCGGAGACCTTTGCAGAAATGACGGCTGATGAAAAGGCGGATATCGGTCATAGGGGAAAGGCGGTCAGGGCATTACTCGAATACCTAAGAAGTTTGTAG
- a CDS encoding carboxypeptidase-like regulatory domain-containing protein, with product MRKAVYLLLFLLISGLAWSQESQIISGKVLNDANDLPLENVNIVNLNQVIGTTTNKSGEFNVKAAVNDTLYFSYLGFKSIRVRVTNDWLKYGDIKVKMTELGIALEEVVVKPVQLTGYVEVDAKTIPIYDNYRYRIAGLGTGYEGGNKSPSAVNKVLSAVFNPADFLYNIFGKRPKQMKKLRQMKEDDEIRNLLSTKYDRETLMAVLQLERIDIDEILNNCSYSADFIRSASDLQILDAISECYDEYRVLNRRKDKG from the coding sequence ATGAGAAAAGCGGTATACCTACTTCTGTTCCTTCTTATATCCGGCTTGGCCTGGTCCCAGGAAAGCCAGATCATTAGTGGTAAGGTACTGAACGATGCCAATGACCTTCCTTTGGAGAATGTGAACATCGTTAACCTGAACCAGGTTATCGGTACGACCACTAATAAATCCGGGGAGTTTAACGTTAAGGCAGCTGTAAACGATACCCTCTACTTCTCATATCTTGGATTTAAATCGATTCGAGTTCGGGTAACGAATGACTGGTTAAAATACGGTGATATCAAGGTCAAAATGACCGAGTTGGGTATTGCCTTGGAAGAGGTGGTTGTTAAGCCTGTTCAGCTGACGGGTTATGTGGAAGTTGATGCCAAGACCATACCGATCTACGACAACTATCGTTACCGTATTGCTGGATTGGGAACTGGTTACGAAGGGGGTAATAAATCTCCTTCTGCGGTGAACAAAGTACTGAGCGCTGTCTTTAATCCTGCCGATTTCCTCTACAACATCTTTGGGAAGAGGCCCAAGCAGATGAAGAAACTGAGGCAGATGAAGGAAGACGATGAGATACGCAACTTGTTGTCGACCAAATACGATCGGGAGACCTTGATGGCGGTGCTGCAATTAGAACGCATAGATATCGATGAGATCCTCAATAACTGCAGTTACTCTGCAGATTTTATTCGTTCGGCCAGTGACCTTCAGATCCTGGACGCTATTTCAGAATGTTATGATGAATACCGGGTTTTGAATCGCAGAAAAGACAAGGGCTGA
- a CDS encoding DEAD/DEAH box helicase gives MNTFEQLGLDQPFLDAINDLGFETPSDVQQQAIPILLQDNTDLVALAQTGTGKTAAFGFPMLQLIQAESRVTQGLILSPTRELCLQITQEMHNYGKHVQGLNVVAVYGGASVNEQIRAIKKGAQIIVATPGRMKDLIGRGAVDISRIQYCVLDEADEMLNMGFYEDITDILSHTPEDKSTWLFSATMPKEVAVIARKFMHNPAEITVGRKNVGAENVTHEYYLVNARDRYLALKRLADANPSIFSVVFCRTKRDTQKVAEKLIEDGYNAAALHGDLSQNQRDLVMKSFRTRQIQMLVATDVAARGIDVDDITHVINYQLPDEVETYTHRSGRTGRAGKSGVSMAIVVKSDLRKIQAIEKIIGKSFIQKDVPSGMEICEIQLFHLANTVKDTPINPDIDPYLPNITEVLDEFSREDLVKKFFSVEFGRFYNYYKGAKDLNTAGADRPVKAEKSVRFFINLGAKDQFNWMELKDFLRDMLQLGKDDIFKVDVMNSFSFFSVDEKFLDKVLETFQDFKMNGRRVFVEVSKDGRKKGGGKRRDGKDFGGTSQGRKFKQKSGKPRSGGRSFDRSSKPPRNQGTGGKRRRRG, from the coding sequence ATGAATACTTTTGAACAACTGGGGCTGGACCAGCCCTTTCTTGATGCCATTAACGATCTTGGTTTCGAGACCCCATCCGATGTACAACAACAGGCTATTCCGATTCTCCTTCAGGATAATACGGATCTAGTTGCCCTCGCACAGACCGGAACCGGTAAAACCGCGGCATTCGGTTTTCCCATGCTCCAACTGATTCAGGCAGAAAGCCGGGTAACTCAGGGGCTGATCTTATCGCCAACCCGGGAGCTTTGTCTTCAGATCACCCAGGAGATGCACAATTACGGAAAACATGTTCAGGGTCTGAATGTAGTGGCCGTTTATGGCGGCGCCAGTGTTAATGAGCAAATCAGGGCCATCAAGAAAGGAGCCCAGATCATTGTGGCTACACCGGGTAGGATGAAAGACCTGATCGGAAGGGGAGCAGTAGACATTTCCAGGATACAGTATTGTGTATTGGACGAAGCCGATGAGATGCTCAATATGGGATTCTATGAGGATATAACCGATATTCTATCTCATACACCCGAGGATAAGAGCACCTGGCTATTCAGCGCAACTATGCCCAAAGAAGTTGCGGTCATTGCCCGTAAATTCATGCATAATCCCGCCGAGATCACGGTGGGACGAAAGAATGTGGGAGCCGAGAATGTGACCCACGAATACTACCTGGTCAATGCTCGAGACCGCTATTTGGCTCTCAAACGTTTGGCTGATGCTAACCCGTCAATCTTTTCCGTGGTATTCTGCCGTACCAAACGCGATACCCAAAAAGTTGCCGAAAAATTGATCGAGGATGGTTATAATGCGGCAGCCTTGCACGGTGATCTCAGCCAGAACCAGCGTGATCTGGTTATGAAATCGTTCCGCACACGTCAGATCCAGATGCTGGTTGCTACTGATGTTGCTGCCAGGGGAATAGACGTGGACGATATCACCCATGTGATCAACTACCAATTGCCTGATGAGGTAGAGACCTATACTCACCGATCTGGCCGTACCGGACGAGCAGGTAAATCGGGGGTATCCATGGCTATAGTGGTCAAATCTGATCTTCGCAAGATCCAGGCCATCGAAAAGATCATTGGGAAGTCCTTTATTCAGAAGGACGTGCCCAGTGGAATGGAGATCTGTGAGATCCAACTATTTCACCTCGCCAATACGGTCAAGGATACACCCATCAATCCGGATATTGACCCTTATTTACCCAATATTACCGAAGTTCTGGACGAATTTAGCAGAGAGGACCTGGTCAAGAAGTTCTTTTCAGTGGAGTTCGGTCGTTTCTACAACTACTACAAGGGAGCAAAAGACCTCAATACTGCAGGCGCAGACAGACCGGTAAAAGCGGAGAAAAGTGTCCGTTTCTTTATCAATCTTGGAGCCAAGGACCAGTTCAATTGGATGGAGTTGAAAGACTTCCTACGCGATATGCTGCAATTGGGCAAGGACGACATCTTCAAAGTGGATGTCATGAATAGTTTCTCATTTTTCAGTGTAGATGAAAAATTCCTAGATAAGGTACTGGAGACTTTCCAAGATTTTAAAATGAACGGCCGTCGTGTCTTTGTGGAGGTAAGCAAAGATGGAAGAAAGAAAGGTGGCGGAAAGCGAAGAGATGGTAAGGACTTTGGAGGAACCTCCCAGGGCCGGAAATTTAAGCAGAAATCGGGCAAGCCGAGATCTGGTGGAAGATCCTTTGATCGCAGTTCCAAACCTCCCAGAAATCAAGGTACCGGAGGAAAAAGGAGACGTAGGGGATAG
- a CDS encoding VOC family protein yields MEGNPINWFEIPVSNIERAKSFYDKVFEINIQMVDLDGTKMGFFPGDVSKPGATGSLIQHEQYTPSYQGTLIYLSCQDLAHELSRVEAAGGKVLQQKTRISPEHGFMGLMEDTEGNRIALHSNN; encoded by the coding sequence ATGGAAGGTAATCCTATAAACTGGTTCGAAATACCAGTTTCCAATATTGAGAGGGCCAAGTCGTTTTACGACAAGGTATTTGAGATCAATATTCAAATGGTTGATCTGGATGGGACCAAGATGGGATTCTTTCCGGGCGATGTAAGTAAGCCTGGAGCCACTGGTTCGCTGATACAGCATGAGCAATACACACCCAGTTACCAGGGGACTCTGATCTATTTGTCTTGCCAAGATTTAGCACATGAATTATCACGGGTCGAAGCTGCCGGCGGCAAGGTTTTACAGCAAAAGACAAGGATCTCTCCGGAACATGGTTTTATGGGACTCATGGAGGATACAGAAGGTAATCGAATCGCACTTCATTCCAACAACTGA
- a CDS encoding T9SS type A sorting domain-containing protein, producing MKNLTLFLFIIFVSSLSAQSYFIPKSSERSIVNRGGSTSITASIPFQGYDEEEAFFGQGEYEIFLDVVDGILDNPIIVLDGFDPGDSRDITGLYNRLEFGGENLADVVREEGYDIVILNAPVYSTGGVQIDGGADFIQRNAFVLIELIEFLNQQKEGDEELVVLGPSMGGLIAQYALSYMEQNDMEHQTRLFISFDSPHRGANIPVSLQYLINFLAREFGDETAVAVVENVLNSAAAKEMLVDHYLGHLADGSDTDQDPDKLLPGGAPDFRDAFQSELDALGFPQNVRNVAMINGSGNGTSTGTSGMQVVSTELDLGGSITADVTLRFTPPASQTNEVTFFEGFLIGVPLIDFSADSESSSETDGVDAAPGGTSMISSALGDGQGNQVIIDFIEALDQDLFCFIPTISALAIENEPNWYASPDIGGIHNSPFVNFYIPDSNEDHVTVTEESAAFALEEILETTLGQADLKVPKIVLAQNPIRGPIELQLGQVAGPNVNIRILDLSGKLLMNKTILANPGMVRIPHGLNSGMYLLEVNDGRTVKTIKLMVR from the coding sequence ATGAAGAATTTGACCCTCTTCCTGTTTATAATCTTTGTATCATCGCTCTCTGCCCAGAGTTATTTCATTCCCAAATCAAGTGAGAGATCAATCGTGAACCGAGGTGGGAGCACTTCGATAACTGCGAGTATACCCTTCCAGGGATATGACGAAGAGGAGGCCTTTTTTGGGCAAGGGGAATACGAGATTTTCTTGGACGTGGTAGACGGCATCCTAGATAACCCAATTATTGTGCTAGACGGATTTGATCCTGGAGATTCGAGGGATATTACAGGTTTGTACAACCGCCTGGAGTTTGGTGGAGAAAACCTTGCTGATGTAGTCAGGGAAGAAGGGTATGATATTGTGATACTGAATGCTCCAGTCTACAGTACAGGGGGAGTTCAGATCGATGGAGGAGCCGATTTTATTCAGCGCAATGCCTTTGTCCTGATCGAGTTGATCGAATTTCTGAACCAGCAAAAAGAAGGAGACGAGGAGTTGGTTGTCCTGGGGCCAAGTATGGGAGGCTTGATCGCACAGTACGCCCTGTCCTACATGGAGCAGAATGATATGGAGCATCAGACCAGGTTGTTCATCAGTTTCGATTCTCCTCACCGCGGCGCCAATATCCCAGTTAGTTTACAATACTTGATCAATTTCCTGGCCCGTGAATTTGGAGACGAAACGGCTGTTGCTGTAGTCGAGAATGTGCTGAATTCCGCGGCCGCTAAGGAGATGTTGGTGGATCATTACCTGGGTCATCTGGCCGATGGCTCGGACACGGATCAGGACCCGGACAAGCTTTTACCTGGAGGTGCCCCGGATTTCCGCGATGCCTTCCAATCTGAGCTGGACGCCTTGGGATTCCCCCAGAATGTCCGAAACGTAGCTATGATCAATGGAAGCGGCAACGGAACTTCTACCGGGACATCAGGAATGCAGGTGGTGAGCACTGAATTAGACCTGGGGGGCTCAATAACAGCAGACGTAACTTTACGATTTACGCCTCCAGCATCCCAAACTAATGAGGTCACCTTCTTCGAAGGGTTTTTGATCGGGGTTCCTTTAATCGATTTTTCGGCCGATTCCGAATCCTCAAGCGAAACGGATGGGGTCGATGCGGCTCCGGGAGGTACTTCTATGATTTCAAGTGCCTTGGGCGATGGACAGGGAAACCAGGTTATTATCGATTTCATTGAAGCCTTGGATCAGGATTTATTCTGCTTTATTCCTACCATCAGTGCTTTGGCCATTGAGAACGAGCCCAATTGGTATGCCAGCCCGGATATTGGAGGGATTCACAATTCACCATTTGTCAATTTCTACATTCCGGATTCCAATGAGGATCACGTTACGGTTACTGAGGAAAGCGCGGCCTTCGCCTTAGAGGAGATCCTCGAGACCACCTTAGGACAGGCAGATCTAAAAGTTCCTAAGATTGTCCTGGCTCAAAATCCGATCAGGGGTCCAATCGAACTCCAGTTGGGACAGGTGGCCGGTCCAAATGTGAATATTCGAATTTTGGATTTAAGTGGAAAACTACTGATGAATAAGACCATTTTGGCAAATCCCGGAATGGTCAGGATTCCACATGGACTGAACTCTGGTATGTATTTACTAGAGGTGAACGACGGCCGAACAGTTAAGACCATCAAGCTGATGGTTCGCTAA
- a CDS encoding serine hydrolase domain-containing protein, with protein sequence MAVVLITSCTTDQDTVDSYFGFDIPKETLDRYLEDQMDSLNIPGMAIAFINDGKVVHHRTLGYANLQDQIPVTETTIFEAASLSKPVFAFLVMKYVEEGKLDLDIPLYTYLPYPDIAYDDRYQKITARMALSHRTGFPNWREDTPDDRLIIQFEPGTDYFYSGEGYQYLAKVINEIEGFDWEGLESDFQAKIAVPMGVDHSVFIQDDYSKRHKAEPYDEEGKWVGPGRNPDSLRQYQFWAPASLHSEALDFSKWMIGLMERKVLKEESYQELFKPHSYVDEFNGIKVDYTLGFFKPQLPLTNLYMHGGNNFGFTSSFAVDPNKKWGFVLFTNSEYGEDLGNELTLYMLTGPDLTKVYVLLALVAISVILILVLLIRWLLKQRKKIRASTK encoded by the coding sequence ATGGCAGTGGTATTGATTACGAGTTGTACCACAGATCAAGATACCGTTGATAGTTATTTTGGGTTTGACATCCCTAAAGAAACACTGGATCGTTACCTGGAAGATCAAATGGATTCTCTGAATATTCCGGGTATGGCAATCGCCTTTATCAATGACGGGAAGGTAGTCCACCATCGAACATTGGGTTACGCCAATTTGCAAGATCAGATTCCAGTGACCGAAACGACGATTTTTGAAGCAGCATCTCTATCCAAGCCGGTGTTTGCTTTCTTAGTGATGAAATACGTGGAGGAAGGCAAATTGGACCTGGATATTCCACTCTACACCTACCTTCCCTATCCGGACATCGCTTACGATGATCGTTACCAGAAGATCACTGCCCGAATGGCCTTAAGCCATAGAACGGGCTTCCCAAATTGGAGAGAGGACACCCCAGACGATCGGCTGATCATACAATTCGAACCCGGTACGGACTATTTCTATTCTGGTGAGGGTTATCAATACCTGGCCAAGGTAATCAATGAGATCGAAGGATTTGACTGGGAGGGGCTGGAATCGGATTTCCAAGCCAAAATTGCGGTACCAATGGGTGTGGACCACAGCGTCTTTATACAAGATGATTATAGCAAAAGGCATAAAGCGGAGCCCTATGACGAAGAGGGAAAATGGGTAGGTCCAGGTCGCAATCCGGATAGTCTCAGGCAATATCAATTTTGGGCACCAGCATCATTACATTCTGAGGCCCTGGATTTTTCCAAATGGATGATTGGCCTTATGGAGCGTAAGGTTTTAAAAGAAGAAAGTTATCAGGAACTATTCAAGCCACATTCCTATGTTGACGAATTCAATGGAATCAAGGTTGACTATACCTTGGGTTTTTTTAAGCCCCAATTACCGTTGACCAATCTCTACATGCATGGGGGCAATAACTTTGGCTTCACCTCCTCTTTTGCAGTAGATCCCAACAAAAAATGGGGGTTTGTTCTGTTTACAAATTCGGAATATGGTGAAGACCTGGGCAACGAATTAACTCTGTACATGCTGACCGGTCCGGATCTTACCAAGGTTTATGTTCTATTGGCGTTGGTAGCCATCAGTGTTATCCTAATTTTGGTCCTTTTGATAAGGTGGTTATTGAAGCAACGGAAAAAAATTAGAGCGTCAACTAAATAA
- a CDS encoding chalcone isomerase family protein → MKKLLILLFMISASLPLTAQTEVGSVTLPNSVNFGGQELALNGAGIRKKAMVLKLYSGGLYLASPSSKAEDIINADQNMAIKLHITSGFVSSEAMQEAVNDGFNASMNGNTSSLDTEIKEFISFFSDEIVENNVFDITYQTGKGVVAYKDGKELGVIAGMNFKKALFGIWLGDDPADKKLKKGMLGKD, encoded by the coding sequence ATGAAAAAATTATTAATTCTTTTATTCATGATCTCTGCCTCTCTTCCCCTAACGGCCCAGACCGAAGTTGGAAGTGTTACCTTGCCCAATAGTGTCAATTTTGGAGGGCAGGAACTAGCCCTGAATGGGGCAGGTATTCGGAAGAAAGCCATGGTTCTCAAGCTTTATTCAGGGGGGCTATACCTGGCTAGTCCTTCATCAAAGGCCGAAGACATCATTAACGCAGACCAGAACATGGCAATCAAACTGCATATCACTTCAGGTTTTGTTTCTAGTGAAGCCATGCAGGAAGCGGTAAATGATGGCTTCAATGCGTCCATGAATGGAAACACTTCTTCCTTAGATACCGAGATCAAGGAATTCATCAGTTTCTTCAGCGATGAGATCGTGGAGAACAACGTCTTCGACATCACTTACCAGACAGGAAAAGGTGTTGTAGCTTATAAGGATGGCAAGGAGTTGGGTGTAATTGCCGGTATGAACTTTAAAAAAGCCTTGTTTGGAATCTGGTTAGGAGATGACCCGGCAGACAAGAAATTGAAGAAAGGAATGCTCGGTAAAGATTAA
- a CDS encoding YihY/virulence factor BrkB family protein, translated as MSQKIESFLDRIPILRWIVKGLKRVKLPGYGDYSIYDLIETYVVGIVEGTFSFRASGIAYSFFMALFPFLLFILNLIPYIRIIDNFQQKFLDLLETVLPPQTQEFFLPVIEDIALNPRSELLSVTFALTMILAANGVYNIFSAFEYSYHVEINRGFFRQFFISLGVAIMLALLLLFTVGIEIFGEYLINRLKGDATAADELRWIGILQYFIFVVVIYVIVATLYYFGVRTGVKSSFFSVGALTTTLLILLTTYLFGVYINNFSRYNELYGSIGALLIMLLYIWINSNLLLLGFELNAVLRKLKRNLT; from the coding sequence ATGAGCCAGAAGATCGAATCTTTTCTGGATCGAATCCCCATTCTTAGATGGATAGTCAAAGGTTTGAAACGGGTTAAATTACCCGGTTATGGTGATTATTCCATCTATGATCTGATAGAGACCTATGTGGTCGGTATAGTTGAAGGGACCTTTTCGTTCCGTGCGAGTGGAATTGCCTACAGTTTCTTTATGGCGCTCTTTCCGTTCTTACTTTTCATACTCAACCTGATTCCCTACATCCGCATTATCGATAATTTTCAGCAGAAGTTTCTGGATCTGCTGGAGACTGTACTGCCTCCTCAGACCCAGGAGTTCTTTCTTCCGGTCATTGAAGACATCGCCCTCAACCCCCGCAGCGAGTTATTGTCTGTTACATTTGCGCTGACCATGATCCTGGCTGCAAACGGAGTGTACAATATCTTCAGTGCCTTCGAGTATTCCTATCACGTGGAGATCAACCGAGGGTTTTTCAGGCAGTTTTTTATTTCCCTTGGGGTTGCTATTATGCTGGCACTGTTATTGCTCTTTACGGTGGGAATTGAGATCTTTGGGGAATACTTGATCAATCGGTTGAAAGGGGATGCAACTGCAGCCGACGAGCTCAGATGGATCGGTATACTGCAGTATTTCATTTTTGTTGTCGTGATCTATGTGATCGTTGCAACATTGTACTATTTCGGAGTAAGGACGGGAGTCAAGTCCTCCTTTTTTTCAGTCGGAGCGCTAACAACCACCCTATTGATCCTCTTAACAACTTACCTTTTTGGGGTGTATATCAACAATTTTTCGCGATACAATGAGTTGTATGGTTCTATAGGTGCACTTTTAATCATGTTGTTATATATTTGGATCAATTCCAATCTGCTTTTGCTCGGTTTCGAGCTGAATGCAGTTCTTAGGAAATTAAAGCGAAACTTAACATAA